A genomic segment from Aegilops tauschii subsp. strangulata cultivar AL8/78 chromosome 1, Aet v6.0, whole genome shotgun sequence encodes:
- the LOC109778325 gene encoding endo-1,3;1,4-beta-D-glucanase, which yields MASPQCCANPPTLNPAAGEGKVVDSFGGIKAYVAGAQESKAAVVLISDVYGFDAPNLRKIADKVASSGYFVVVPDFLHGDPFVPEDADRPIAVWIKEHTPGKAFEEAKPVIAALKEQGASSVGAAGYCWGAKVVAELAKANEIQAAVMSHPSFVTVDDIKEVKCPIAILGAETDKTSPPELVKQFEQVLASSNSGIANFVKIFPGVSHGWTVRYKSEDAAAVKSAEEALVDMVDWFNKNLK from the exons ATGGCGAGCCCGCAGTGCTGCGCGAACCCGCCGACGCTCAACCCCGCCGCCGGCGAGGGCAAGGTCGTGGACAGCTTTGGCGGGATCAAGGCGTACGTCGCCGGCGCCCAAGAGTCCAAGGCCGCCGTCGTTCTCATCTCCGACGTCTACG GGTTTGATGCGCCGAATCTGAG GAAGATAGCCGATAAAGTTGCTTCGTCTGGATATTTTGTTGTGGTGCCAGATTTCTTACATGGGGATCCATTTGtacctgaagacgctgacagacCAATAGCAGTGTGGATAAAGGAGCATACCCCG GGAAAAGCATTTGAAGAGGCAAAACCTGTTATTGCTGCTCTAAAGGAACAAGGAGCGTCTAGTGTTGGGGCTGCAGGTTATTGCTGGGGTG CAAAGGTAGTTGCAGAGTTAGCAAAAGCTAATGAGATCCAGGCAGCCGTTATGTCGCACCCTTCATTTGTTACTGTTGATGATATAAAAG AGGTGAAATGCCCCATCGCTATACTTGGAGCTGAAACTGACAAAACATCCCCACCAGAATTGGTCAAGCAGTTCGAGCAGGTTCTAGCCTCTTCTAACTCTGGG ATTGCTAACTTTGTCAAGATCTTCCCTGGGGTTTCTCATGGATGGACCGTGAGATACAAAAGCGAAGACGCAGCTGCTGTGAAGAGCGCTGAGGAAGCCCTGGTGGACATGGTTGACTGGTTTAACAAGAACCTCAAGTGA